The following proteins come from a genomic window of Vidua chalybeata isolate OUT-0048 chromosome 2, bVidCha1 merged haplotype, whole genome shotgun sequence:
- the IGSF11 gene encoding immunoglobulin superfamily member 11 isoform X1, whose protein sequence is MTRRRPGGGGRWVPAALAALLALRGLVCPLEVSVSSGNIQVARGQTAVLPCTFTTNAALTNLNVIWMVIPLSNANQPQQVILYQGGQIFGGAPQFYGRVGFAVTMPTTSASIFINNTQLSDTGTYQCLVNNLPDRGVRNIGVIGLTVLVPPSAPLCRIQGSLDVGSDITLTCSSEEGIPRPTYLWEKLDNIPKLPPTATQDQVQGTVTLRNISTVSSGLYQCVASNAIGTSTCLLDLQVIAPHPRSIGLIAGAVATGAVVLVVCIVLVAVALFYWKNKHKEEEEEEIPNEIREDDLPPKCSSAAKTFHADASSSENDTLTSSNTYNSRYWNDPKANHATDSFTRFNNSNDAHHPPFSRSGSTSARPVYANGGHPSPAPPKTLVVTASTAPSPQEVIRSNGSVSRKPRLPHTRSYAVSQATLERIGAVPVMVPAQSRAGSLV, encoded by the exons GTCTGGTGTGTCCTCTGGAGGTGTCAGTCAGTTCAGGGAATATCCAGGTTGCCCGAGGCCAGACAGCAGTGTTGCCCTGCACCTTCACCACTAACGCTGCTCTCACTAACCTTAATGTCATCTGGATGGTCATTCCTCTTTCGAATGCAAACCAGCCTCAACAG gtTATTCTCTACCAAGGAGGTCAGATCTTTGGTGGTGCACCCCAGTTCTATGGGCGAGTGGGGTTTGCTGTGACAATGCCAACTACCAGTGCCTCCATCTTCATCAACAACACTCAGCTATCGGATACTGGCACCTACCAGTGTTTGGTCAACAATCTTCCCGACCGAGGCGTCAGGAATATTGGAGTCATTGGACTAACTGTCTTGG TTCCTCCTTCTGCCCCGCTTTGCAGAATCCAGGGGTCCCTGGACGTGGGCAGCGATATCACACTGACCTGCAGCTCGGAAGAAGGCATCCCCCGGCCAACATACCTCTGGGAGAAACTGGACAATATCCCCAAGTTGCCCCCAACTGCCACACAAG ACCAAGTCCAGGGCACTGTCACTCTCCGAAATATCAGCACTGTGTCCTCAGGTCTTTACCAATGTGTGGCTTCAAATGCCATTGGAACCAGCACTTGCCTTCTGGACCTGCAAGTCATTGCAC CTCACCCACGGAGTATTGGCCTGATTGCAGGAGCAGTGGCCACAGGTGCCGTTGTACTCGTTGTTTGCATTGTGTTGGTGGCTGTAGCACTGTTctactggaaaaataaacacaaagaagaagaagaggaggaaattcCTAATGAGATAAG ggaGGATGACCTGCCACCCAAATGCTCCTCTGCTGCAAAGACGTTCCACGCTGATGCATCCTCATCAGAGAACGATACCCTCACCTCGTCCAACACCTACAACAGCCGCTACTGGAACGACCCCAAAGCCAACCATGCCACAGACTCCTTCACCCGCTTCAACAACAGCAACGACGCTCACCACCCCCCCTTCTCCCGCTCAGGGAGCACGAGTGCCCGCCCCGTCTACGCCAATGGCGGCCACCCATCCCCGGCTCCCCCCAAGACACTGGTGGTGACGGCCAGCACGGCGCCATCACCTCAGGAGGTGATCCGGAGCAATGGTTCGGTCAGCAGGAAGCCACGGCTGCCGCACACCCGTTCCTATGCAGTCAGCCAGGCCACACTGGAGCGGATTGGGGCAGTGCCCGTCATGGTGCCCGCCCAGAGCCGGGCTGGCTCCCTGGTGTAG
- the IGSF11 gene encoding immunoglobulin superfamily member 11 isoform X2, with protein sequence MVIPLSNANQPQQVILYQGGQIFGGAPQFYGRVGFAVTMPTTSASIFINNTQLSDTGTYQCLVNNLPDRGVRNIGVIGLTVLVPPSAPLCRIQGSLDVGSDITLTCSSEEGIPRPTYLWEKLDNIPKLPPTATQDQVQGTVTLRNISTVSSGLYQCVASNAIGTSTCLLDLQVIAPHPRSIGLIAGAVATGAVVLVVCIVLVAVALFYWKNKHKEEEEEEIPNEIREDDLPPKCSSAAKTFHADASSSENDTLTSSNTYNSRYWNDPKANHATDSFTRFNNSNDAHHPPFSRSGSTSARPVYANGGHPSPAPPKTLVVTASTAPSPQEVIRSNGSVSRKPRLPHTRSYAVSQATLERIGAVPVMVPAQSRAGSLV encoded by the exons ATGGTCATTCCTCTTTCGAATGCAAACCAGCCTCAACAG gtTATTCTCTACCAAGGAGGTCAGATCTTTGGTGGTGCACCCCAGTTCTATGGGCGAGTGGGGTTTGCTGTGACAATGCCAACTACCAGTGCCTCCATCTTCATCAACAACACTCAGCTATCGGATACTGGCACCTACCAGTGTTTGGTCAACAATCTTCCCGACCGAGGCGTCAGGAATATTGGAGTCATTGGACTAACTGTCTTGG TTCCTCCTTCTGCCCCGCTTTGCAGAATCCAGGGGTCCCTGGACGTGGGCAGCGATATCACACTGACCTGCAGCTCGGAAGAAGGCATCCCCCGGCCAACATACCTCTGGGAGAAACTGGACAATATCCCCAAGTTGCCCCCAACTGCCACACAAG ACCAAGTCCAGGGCACTGTCACTCTCCGAAATATCAGCACTGTGTCCTCAGGTCTTTACCAATGTGTGGCTTCAAATGCCATTGGAACCAGCACTTGCCTTCTGGACCTGCAAGTCATTGCAC CTCACCCACGGAGTATTGGCCTGATTGCAGGAGCAGTGGCCACAGGTGCCGTTGTACTCGTTGTTTGCATTGTGTTGGTGGCTGTAGCACTGTTctactggaaaaataaacacaaagaagaagaagaggaggaaattcCTAATGAGATAAG ggaGGATGACCTGCCACCCAAATGCTCCTCTGCTGCAAAGACGTTCCACGCTGATGCATCCTCATCAGAGAACGATACCCTCACCTCGTCCAACACCTACAACAGCCGCTACTGGAACGACCCCAAAGCCAACCATGCCACAGACTCCTTCACCCGCTTCAACAACAGCAACGACGCTCACCACCCCCCCTTCTCCCGCTCAGGGAGCACGAGTGCCCGCCCCGTCTACGCCAATGGCGGCCACCCATCCCCGGCTCCCCCCAAGACACTGGTGGTGACGGCCAGCACGGCGCCATCACCTCAGGAGGTGATCCGGAGCAATGGTTCGGTCAGCAGGAAGCCACGGCTGCCGCACACCCGTTCCTATGCAGTCAGCCAGGCCACACTGGAGCGGATTGGGGCAGTGCCCGTCATGGTGCCCGCCCAGAGCCGGGCTGGCTCCCTGGTGTAG